The Methanoculleus sp. 7T genome window below encodes:
- a CDS encoding carboxypeptidase-like regulatory domain-containing protein: protein MTAVSRAPPLLLALLMLAAAVLPLPVAAAITAAGSVSVSCDFPGQVIEAGGTATFTLTAAKGADAAGGDDMIKLWTEKFVGSRNWEMRFVDGKTEVNRVSIPSGGSKTITLEVETAADTPVGDYPVKVHIGDGSIWLYVTISKTHTGELGTLNIRVTDKDGEKVKGATVEVYRGNERVAFDRVMTTADGRISTGLPQDVYRLEISKPGYRSAEKKDVKVKCGITTDAGTVMLEKSSYAAETTVKSSLITTPAGKNPTFEMKLRNVGKAEDT from the coding sequence ATGACCGCGGTCAGCAGGGCGCCCCCCCTCCTCCTTGCCCTCCTGATGCTCGCCGCGGCCGTCCTGCCCCTGCCTGTGGCGGCGGCGATCACGGCGGCCGGATCGGTCTCGGTCTCCTGCGACTTCCCCGGCCAGGTGATCGAGGCCGGGGGGACGGCGACCTTCACCCTCACCGCAGCGAAAGGTGCGGATGCGGCCGGTGGCGACGACATGATCAAACTGTGGACGGAGAAATTTGTCGGGAGCAGGAACTGGGAGATGCGTTTTGTCGACGGCAAGACCGAGGTGAACCGCGTCTCCATCCCGTCGGGCGGGTCGAAGACCATCACCCTCGAGGTGGAGACGGCGGCGGACACGCCTGTCGGCGACTACCCGGTGAAGGTGCATATCGGCGACGGTTCGATCTGGCTGTACGTGACCATCTCGAAGACGCACACCGGCGAACTCGGCACCCTCAATATCCGGGTGACGGACAAGGACGGCGAGAAGGTGAAGGGGGCGACGGTCGAGGTCTACCGCGGGAACGAGCGCGTGGCCTTCGATCGGGTGATGACGACGGCCGACGGCCGTATCAGCACCGGTCTCCCCCAGGACGTCTACCGCCTGGAGATCTCGAAGCCGGGGTACCGCTCTGCCGAGAAGAAGGACGTGAAGGTGAAGTGCGGGATCACGACAGACGCCGGCACGGTGATGCTGGAGAAGTCCTCGTACGCGGCCGAGACAACGGTGAAGTCGTCTCTGATCACGACGCCGGCGGGGAAGAACCCGACGTTCGAGATGAAACTGCGGAATGTCGGGAAGGCCGAAGACAC
- a CDS encoding ABC transporter permease subunit, which produces VVPNLDETIRVLIFGALSFLLIVAFFALSLFFSTVMETSGSALVSTLIVFITLSSVAYLISSGAGITILIGESPKMPGETYQYTFQTGPESMSSVVGSSDDGIGRDEYEQKWEEYEAASKAYQGKRQAITDVFALLSPDRNYQKLSFAVAEPGMALASRLDPGQEIPESGLSALSGLLGSLAGNVVALLVFPAAFFGLAWVRFVREDVR; this is translated from the coding sequence GGTCGTCCCGAATCTGGACGAGACGATACGGGTCCTCATCTTCGGAGCGCTCTCTTTCCTGCTGATCGTCGCGTTCTTCGCCCTCTCCCTCTTCTTCTCGACGGTGATGGAGACGAGCGGGAGCGCCCTCGTCTCCACGCTCATTGTCTTTATCACCCTCTCGTCTGTCGCCTACCTGATCTCGTCGGGTGCGGGGATCACCATCCTCATCGGCGAATCGCCGAAGATGCCGGGGGAGACCTATCAATACACCTTCCAGACAGGGCCGGAGAGCATGAGTAGTGTTGTCGGTTCGTCCGACGACGGGATAGGCCGGGACGAGTACGAGCAGAAGTGGGAGGAGTACGAGGCGGCGTCGAAGGCCTACCAGGGGAAGAGGCAGGCGATAACCGATGTGTTCGCCCTCCTCTCCCCGGACAGGAACTACCAGAAACTCTCGTTTGCGGTGGCCGAACCCGGCATGGCCCTGGCGTCCCGGCTGGACCCGGGTCAGGAGATACCTGAAAGCGGTCTGTCGGCGCTCTCCGGTCTTCTCGGGAGTCTTGCAGGCAACGTTGTCGCCCTGCTCGTCTTCCCTGCCGCCTTCTTCGGGCTTGCGTGGGTCCGCTTCGTGCGGGAGGACGTGAGATGA